Genomic segment of Esox lucius isolate fEsoLuc1 chromosome 15, fEsoLuc1.pri, whole genome shotgun sequence:
ttattcttgtctgtatgagtaaaaaaaaaaaaacttcttcaaaatgtttaggtgctagtaatcacatcagcgcctccatgttagcctttcatgcagtaaagttaactgttatggtgtaagcacaatgctttttagtttctacaagcagtccacaaacacttgaaaatgcccacatttaatacagacattatagcctacgtgtaataatatacatgcccgctcattttaagatgcccatcaacattaaaattcaggctatgccactgttatagtcaaattcccttacatctatttaccagacgtattcagtaatgataatagtcacatttctaacaagaaaaaaaaaacaatatgcaaccaaggccaaatgatgacaaacaaaagattaattaattacattagtaacttaatcgttatagatcttagtgattactttcttacctttccttgtggttcttaaaataacaaatgaaatttgacgtaGTTGCATATTTTAAatctggcaaatatttttttattcacacggtccagttcaaagtccttgtatccaaacaatactatttgtggagcacgactaacgttactgtctgccatgtttggcgcggtttgaattgtgcagcgttaaaggcacatacgctgattagtggtgctgatgtcacaacatatacaataattttattgctgtttgtttattataagttcaagtcattgtcgagtcttccacttcaagtcaagtcaagtctcaagtaacttgttctcaagtcagtcaagtcaagtcattttcatactttaatcaagcaagtcacaagtcctgaaaattgtgactcgagtcagactcaagtcaagtcatgtgactcgagtcccccacctctgctttCTACGTAGCAGCTCTACCATAAtggcctgattggtggagtgctgcagagatggttgtccttcaggaatgttctcctgaagctctgttagagtggccactGGGTTCTTAGTCACCTCTGACCCAGGCCTGTCTTGCCTAATCATTCAGTACAgttctttgaaaacatttggatcATTTGAATCACTGATTCATTGAATTAATCCTTTTTCCAAGCTCTTAGTTTCTTCTGAATGTTACCGAATTAAGCAAATGTAGTAGGCCAACCCTGAataacagcaataaaaaaagttatCGAATTCACCTTGCATGTTTGGTTTCTATAGTTAAGGAGTATGCACATCTTAAACTGCAATGAAAAACCAGTGCTACCTTATCTTAACATGTTTCCTGCCAAGTCGGATGCACTCTGGTTCTTACTACAGAAACACCACCGGTTCCAGAATTGGCTAAGTTGTAGTTAAAGATGATGGCTCGGCCTGTGTGTCATACATGTTAAAGctagggaggaggtggaggacttCATGGATGAATACGAGATCCGATTATGCGGGATCCGATCCGTTATCCGACTTGGTTGGATACAACGATGTAGTTGACTGTCTGATCAAGCTTGGTTGCCGTGGTTCTCAGATCGGTGAGAAAGAATACCTACAATATTCGAAATGATATAAGAAGAAAAAatcttgaaaatattttaaaacatcatATCATTAAAATCTATGCTTTGCATTTGGATAAAGACGGGTTATTTGAGCGTTCATCGCTCTTAACAGCATGTGTGGTTTGAGGTTCTACTAAACCTGCAAATAAATGCCTATGTTCCGCGGTTCAGGTAGCCAATTTCATAATTCTCTCAATGGAGATATGCGATCAGATGCTTTTATGTTACAAGGCTTGGTGGGTAGGactgttgtaaaataatttacGTTTTTCGCAATCCCATGATATCCAACGCGGCTGACTGTGTGAGGGGTGACAACTCATTTCAGAAGCTCTGCGACTCTAGGGTGCAGTTCTTGtagtttaattattttaaactaCTGTAATAAATCCTGCATGCACAGTTACAGACCTATATTTGTTCTCATGCCATTTAAGGATGTGCTTAAGCAGCTTACTGTATTTAACAAATTAGCGAAAGACAAGATTGCGCATTTTGGAGAAAGATGCTTAGTGCTTCCTTTCAACAAACCACTTGTCTCTACCTTTTAAATTAGAGAACGTTGTAAAAATGCAACATAAGCTAAGTCATGTATTTGACAGACAAACTATAACAAAATCCCGTGGGTGATTAAAATTGGAATAGGCTACAAGTTGGCTCGGATGTAGTATTTCAGATCTGTGTAACATATTGGCTTCCACTATTTTTGAAATTATAGTTATTCAGTGGATTGTGACATCTGACAGGGGTTAAGCAGTGGTGAGAAGAGTTTGCATTCCGATTTCACAGTGGCCTAAACCTCTGATTCTCTTGCGCAAAAGTGATTCACCAATTGAATGAATCTTGTAAAGCAGTGATTCAGTACACCAAGTTCActgaaaagatttgttcaaaaagaaCGAATTGttcatgatttgcacatcactagTCTTGCCAGgtcaaaactaaaaatgtttgaCAGCATTTTCCTTTTACTGCCATAATCACATGCAGCTCATTGTTTTATTCCTGCCAAATCACAGGGAGACCTTTCCCActgagcaaaataatttgatgCATATTTTCAACCGGTAAATTGAATTGGGTTGCAAACGCCTTTTCCGTTAAGCAGTAAACAGTGTGAAGATGCATTGCATGTATTGTAGTGGGTAATAGAGTTTTAGGATTTTTGTGGAGCACTTGGCAACAGGGGACCTGGGGGCAGGACTAACCACTGTATTGGCAAGTATAATGAAATGTTGTTGTGATCTAATTGTTGGTACCGTCATTCATACCCTGAAAATGGCACACTATCACTGGTtcattgcacacacaaaaaagtatcaTTTTATGGCCCTTGACAGTAACTGTTCATGAAAGTGAGGCATTGAGTAAATGTGCATCCGGACTAGTAATGGATCAGTTGCCAAAGAACAACTCTGTTTGAACAGCTCCCTTCAGTAAACCACAGGAAATGAATTGAAACAGTGACAGATCACCTCTCTGATGTACGTGGTCTTTGTTGTTGAGATAAGGATTGGCATACATATATTGACTTTCTCAATTTGACATAGCGATAGCTCATGTTTAGAATGAAAGTATTTTCTTGTTTCTGGAGTTaagtattttgaataaagagcTCTTTGGAAGCCAAAAGAGAGCCATGTGAGCTGGCTCACTGGAGAGACTCAATGTCCACCACTGATTCTGACATTAGAATTGTCATCCCAATGCAAagtgcatttggaaaatgtatacagtactaGTTAAAGGTCTGGACACCTAGAATGTAAAAAGCTGTCAAGGTAAAGGGTGGCTACTATAATATTCtataatattaatgtattttgatttaaatttgttttggtttctacattattccatatttgttattttatacatttacatttaagtaatttagcagacacacttatccagagcaatgtacagtaagtacatacatttcaaaagagctaggtgaaacaaccaGCGTAGTAGTAAGCGCATTCTAATCATTAAATTAGTAATCTGCAAATGTCAGTGCTTGGAAAAAATAtgatacaaataaacaaaaagatgACAAAAGACAGCAGGTGGATGCAATGGAAATATTTTAAGTACTCTGTTAAAAAGTGTTAATAAAGAcatcatagttttgatgccttcactATTATTgtgcaatgtggaaaatagcaagaaataaagaaataaccttGAATTTAGAttaggtgtccaaacttttgtctGACACTGTATAACGtggtaatgaatacattatgcaaaataaatgtttgtgttttttttattttttttgctataAAACAATACTCTCAAATTGAGGTCCTTGAAACGTTTTTGGAAAGTCCCTGAATTTAATTTGCCAATGTTTGTGCAAACCCTTTAATTGATAGCATCATCCTTTGTGTGTAACACAATAGACATCATGAGAACCACTGGGAGTTgaaacattcaaatgtattccaAAATTTTAAGCAAATTGTACAGAGAAATTAATATCATTGTCTTGTCACTTAGGTTGCCAAATCGCTCGGCATCTTTGATGAGGTGAACAAGTTAAAAGTCCTTAATCCTCCAGCACAGCAGAATGTTACCAACATGGCAGCCAAACATGTTCGCTACATGGAGGTAAGCACCATTTTAATTTGACTTCACACTAATCTGCTTTAGCTTTTATGCAATTTCTTTCATAGTGGTTTTGCTCAGATTCAGTATAGattaatgtactgtaattatatatatttcttttactCAGAATTCTAAAATGTTACCTCCAACGAAGCGATTTAAAATGGAGAACCGGGGGGGTAGTCAGATCCAGAACGGCATTGAGACTTCCAAAAAAGGTatgttgtattttctttttttacataacaCAGATAGTTACTTGAAGAAGTCATGTAAAATCTGAATTAATTTCCCTTTGTCCTCAGAATCAAGTGCAGCCAAAGTAGACAGCATTGTGACGACAAGCATAAGTGACATTACACCACAAACTCAGTTGCCCACAAAGAGCCCAAAGGGCCCACAAGCCACTCAGACTGTTAACGTCAAACCCCAGGTGGTCTCATCTAACCCAGAGACAAACATAACACCCATGGAGTTGATCCAGGATCACTTGTCCAACAGCTTGACAGAGACCGTTCCCTCAGCGGTAGAAGAGGAGGCCATGGAAACTGTTCCGAGTGTGTCTGGTACCGAACCGACTGAGGTTCTGAGCACCAGTGACATAGCAGATCAGATGAAGGAGCTAGAGAAGGCCTTGGCCACAGACCCAGTTACAGCAGATGAGCAACccagtagtagtagcagcacCCAACTGCAGCAGACCAGCCCTACCCCAGTCCAGCAGAGTGGCCTGGCCCCTGATGAGTCCACCTCTAGCGGAGACCAAGTGGTGGTTCAGGAGGCACAGAGTAGCCAGGAGGGCCAGGAGATCTATATCCAGACAGAGGGGCTCACCATGCACCTAGCGGAGGGCCAAGAGGGTGACGTGGCCTCAGAGCGGATCGTCATTGTAAACGGGCCCGACGGCACCACGATGCACATCCGAGCCCCCGAAGGAGTCCCCCTGGAAGCAGTCCACGCCCTGCTTGGTATTGAGTCTGAGGGGAAACAGCTTTGATTTGTTCCACGATACCAGGGTCCCTCAACGCCAAGCACACATCATCCCCCATATTGTTTCTGTTCCATCTGGTGGATTTTTATTGTATTCCAAGTATCCTTTGTATATTTGTaaaagtttttctttttcaatgtgGTGTTTTCATATTTAGACAAATTAATAACCCTTCCTTTACATTGTTTAGTTTGTGATATGTTTATATGTAGATAAATATcaaaagcagtttaaaaaaaaagttgcactattttattacttttttatatatttgggTGTAACATTTTCCAAACAAAAAATAGGTTTGTAATCCCctggaaaatgtatgcaaaggaagggaaattaaaaaaagaaatacgaTTAAAAGAAACCGGTTTTATTAATTTCCATGTTTCATTTGTTGTAATTCATTGTTGCAGTACAACCATTTCATACGCTGTACAGTACAACTCATTTTCCTCTTAATAAAAGGATGTGAGaactaatgttttatttcagtccGCTCCATTGCCATGCTTCATTCAGTGCTTCACAGTTCCTTTAACAGTAGTCCATAAATAACAGAACCCCATTAAAATGACTTACAAATTGACATTTAGACTGGTCTATGCCCAGTCTCTAACAGAAGACTCTCTAAAAGTAGCTTCGCACTGTCGTCTACATAAGGCTGATACAACCAACAGGACAGATACACCATGGATAGATCTGGGTTAGTTGTGTGAGCTAGTTCCTGAAGAATGTCCCGCTTCAGTGTCAGTTCTTGATTGTAGGCTTCGTAGAGCTTGGAGGAGACATCAGCTGCAATGAATATGGGGTAGATATTTcacacacaacataaaacatcTTGGGCTGGATGTCAATGAAGCCTACTTAAAAGCTATAGATAATCTCAGTTAAGTGTGGAAATAAACAGGGAGAACTCTGATTGTGGCACACATGACTGATAAGTATTTACAAAACAATCTTAAACTGATTGATATTCTTACCAAACTGTGACGTAGGCCAGGTCTGAAACAAAGGAGATTGTCTTCCTCCTGTTCCGTACTGGAATGTCTCAAGATCAATGATTCCCTTCTCAGAGGAAACCAACTTCTGCATTTTTGATACAATGTGAGTCTGATGGAAGGATAAAATTGGTCAATGAAACTAACACCTCAATTGTATCTTGACAATATCCTTATTGTTCACtattttctcacaaaaaacAATAACGTAAATAATGTAGGGATTGTTGCATTGGAAAGTGCTAATTCGTTATATTTTGCAAGCAGCCTAGTTGTTGTGGGTTCCTAATGAATGAAGCCTTAGCTTGACGTTCTAACGATTCCCCTCGAAAATCTACAGTACTACTCGATGGAGTTGACCAATTAACTTTGACATAAGCAGTAATTGGTACAAAAAGATGGTcaagaataattaataatagaGAAAATTGCAAGCGGTCAAAAAACTGTCTCTCCTTGCCTGACTGCCAGCAGATTACAACCCCAAAACTTTTCCTCACAAGATTATCGAAGACAAAAGGGAGCTGAGTTACTAGGAAGGAAAAATAACAGTCCCTTATTCCCAAATATTACAAATGTCATGTAAATTAGGTtttatacatacaaaataatccACCCATTTTAGTAAGTGCGAGGAACAAAAATTGTATACATCACTGTAAATAAGAATTGTAAATAAATccactgtaaatactgtaaagATTCCTTCCAATTcctaataaataaattaactgtGTAGTTACTATTGTTTGcatattaatttaaatgattgCATGCTAATTagtcaaatatttatattttatcaaGAAGCTTAGGCTCCTACAGTTGTAATATACAATAGTAACACAGATTATTGGGAACttaaaaatgtatccaaaacTTAAATTAATTTACAGTTTAGTTTTGAACAAACTTGGGCACCTGGACATTGACATTTACACAATTTTGACATGCAAAACTCAATCGATCATACTTTATAATACATGTATGTGGTTCCAaatacactgtgtgcacaattatcaGGAAAATCGTATtccaagatttattttattgttgaacaaacaaaattctctcagtcaatccaaaatataattcaaccTCAAACCTgtatgtttaacaaaggaaaaattaGTTTTGATCtatctcaggggaatacataagtatgcacaattattaggcaactaacttacaaaaataatttctccaactcacctgtttattctgcatttttagagtaagtgcaacaaataagtaacacaaaatgaaattgaaataatatttctagcctttcaaaaatattcagtgaccgatatagccaccctttttttcaataactgccatgagccttccatccatgcagtctatccgtttcttgatctgttcacgatcatattttgctgaagcagcaaccacagcctcccaaatgctgttcaaaaggtgtattgtcttccctgactgtaaatctcacgtttgagaagggtccacaagttctcaataggatttaagtcaggtaaggagGGGGGCCAGGTCTttattcgggcatctttgaggcccttgcttgctagccaagcagtggagttcTTGGATGCATGCGATaaagcattgtcctgcatgaagaacatggccttcttgaatgctgaggacttcttcctgtaccactgcttgaagaaagtatcttccagaaactggcagtaggtatgggagttcagtttcagtccatcttcaacccgaaaaagtccaactacctcatccttaatgatagcagcctgTGCCAGTAtcactcctccaccttgcttGCGCCTGACTTGAAGTGGTGCCGTTTCCATTAGTGATCAAGCCACGGgcccatcaagagtcactcattTTATCTGTAGATAAAATCTGTCTTctggtatttctttgcccaatctatacgcttcaatgtgtgaatcttattcattGGTGgtcttcttgaccttggccatgtctctgagtacttgacaccttgtacttctggacactccaggtaagTTGCatttctggaatatggtggcactggaggataatgggttcctagTAGCTTCAagtttaattattctcaagtcttttacagttaatttgtgtctttggttctccattcattttttgcaccccagttgactattcacaaacaaaacatttgagtgtccggtggtcacgcctcaatagtttggCTATTTCAAGAATGTTGCATCAGTCTTGAAAggaaatttaaaatgtatgacttttcagtgtcagttcaATCTCTTTtatggcccattttacctgaggtcatgaatctgcctaataattatgcacaccttgatataaggtgttattcactgttgccacaccctccctcattacacaaatacatacagtggggagaacaagtatttcatacactgccgattttgcaggttttcccacttacaaagtctgtaatttttatcataggtactcttgaactgtgagtgacggaatctaaaacaaaaatcctgaaaatcacattgtatgatttttaagtaattaatttgtattttatacatcagaaaatcagatcttaatatttggtacagaaacctttgtttgcaattacacagatcatacgtttcctgtagttcttgaccaggtttgcacacactgcagcagggattttgggccactcctccatacagacctccagatccttcaagtttcggggctgtcgctgggcaatacggactttcagctccctccaaagattttcttttgggttcagatctggaccttgagatgcttcttacggagccactccttagttgccctggctgtgtgttttgggtcgttgtcatgctggaagacccagccacgacccatcttcaatgctcttaccgagggaaggaggttgttggtcaagatctcgcgatacatggccccatccaacctcccctcaatacggtgcagtggtcttgtcccttttgcagaaaagcatccccaaagaatgatgtttccacctccattcttcacgattgggatggtgttcttggggttgtactcatccttcttcttcctccaaacacggcgagtggagtttagaccaaaaagctctattttggtcattgaccaggtcctgctgtgtagttctgggctgatccctcacctcatgatcattgatgccccacgaagtgagatcttgcatggagtcccagaccgagggagattgaccctcatcttgaacttcttccattttcgaataattgtgccaacagttgttgccttcttaccaagctgcttgcctattgtcctgtagcccatcccaatcgtgtgcaggtctacaattctattcttgatgtccttacacagctctctggtcttggccattgtggagaggttggagtctgtttgtttgagtgtgtggagaggtgtcttttatacaggtaacaagttcaaatattcatcattcattcattcatcttcttccgcttcatccggggccgggtcgcagggttcaaataggtgcagttaatacaggtaatgagtggagaacaggagggcttcttaaaaactaacaggtctgtgagagacggaattcttactggttggtaggtgatcaaatactaatgtcatgcaataaaatgcaaattcattataaaaaaatcatacaatgtgattttctgcaaaatcggcaaggtatcaaatacttgttctccccactgtatcacctgaaaatgattccatccaatgagcattcaagtttatatggtgtGGAATTGGAAAATtttcatagaaataataatacaatcagaatactcactaGCCTAaaaattgtgcacgcagtgtagaaCATACAGACATTTGCAGGAATTAAATAATTCATAGATTTTTAAATAGGGTATTTCCAATATCCTCAGATAAAAACATAAGCTATTTGTAGTTAACAAATTGTTGGGACAATGCCAAGACTGTTACAGAAATACGAAGCAGAGACATGGGCTAGATCAGTGGTTTCCAACAGCACATTTTTTTTGTAGCTCTGGACAAGATACCTAATTTGACATAAGTACATCAGTGCAAATATGACACaccgattagccataacattatgaccacctgcctaatattgtgtaggtcacccttttgctgccaaaacagctctgacccatcgaggcatggactctgcTCGACGGCTGAAGGTGTGCTGTAATatttggcaccaagacgttagcagcaaaaccctttaagtcctgtaagttgccagGTGGgtcctccatggattggacttgtttgtccagcacatcccacagatgctcaattggattcagatctggggaatttggaggccaagtcaacatcttgaactcactgttttcctcaaaccattccattaacaatttttgctttgtggcagggcgctttttcctgctgaaagaggccaatgccatcagggaatacgttgccatgaaagggtggacatgatctgcaacaatgcacaggtaggtggtatgtgtcaaagtaacatccacattaaaggcaggacccaaggtttcccagcagaacattgccaaaagcatcacactgcctccaccaggtTGCCTCATTCCCACagtgcattctggtgccatgtgttctccaggtaagcgacgcacacgcacccagccattcacgtgatgtaaaagcatcttccattgctccgtggtccacttctgatgctcacatgccaattgtaggcgctttcggcaatggacaggggtcagcattgGCACCCAGAAAGGGcagcagctacgcagccccatacgcaacaaactgcgaagcactgtgtgttctgacacctgcaggtactgaccactgcagatcgGGAagaccccacaagggctgccgttttggagatgctctgacccagtcatctatccatcacaatttggcccttgtcaaagtcgctaagatccttatgcttgcccgtTTTTACTGCTTCTTACACATCaacattgaggacagaatgttcacttgctgcctaatatatcccacccactgacaggtgccatgataacgagattatcagtgtta
This window contains:
- the cinp gene encoding cyclin-dependent kinase 2-interacting protein; the encoded protein is MEAQRSETTTPGRKSQSVVTGSARKVKDNAADWHNLILKWDRLNDEGSTIANNIVNLGLNKDSHEKMQVMMESRDTSSTSVPENAIRNSSELEEMCDNLLSVVDKMTHIVSKMQKLVSSEKGIIDLETFQYGTGGRQSPLFQTWPTSQFADVSSKLYEAYNQELTLKRDILQELAHTTNPDLSMVYLSCWLYQPYVDDSAKLLLESLLLETGHRPV